From the genome of Bacteroidota bacterium:
GAAAAGAAAAAATGGTTCGGACGTTCTCGATCCAGTAAATAAGCGACGGTTTGACTTCTCTCCTGCACTTTTTAGATTGAGGTAATTCTCATAACCACTGCATCAGGTGCTCCGGAAACAAGCTGTTCAATTTTTTCGGTCGCACTTTCTGTCTTTGCGCAATTGACCTTTTCACAACCGATTATGGAACGTCTATGAATAAAGAGACATTCGAAACATCGAGAGCATCCGGCACGCATCACCAATTGCAGCAATTAGTCGGAACGTGGAAGGGAACAACAAAAACTTACTTCGAACCTAACATCCTCGCAGATGAATCACCCTGGAGCGGGACGATAAAATCAGTTCTCGACGGAATGTTCGTACTGCACGAGTATCGGGGGAGCTTGCAGGGAAAAACGCTTTCAGGAGTGGCAATATACGGTTATAACATATCCTCAGGAAAATTTCAATGTGCGTGGGTAGATAGTTTTCATAACGGAACTTCGATCATGTTTTCGCAACAACAAAAATCAGATGATTTTTTCACTGTGTTGGGAATCTATGATGCACCTGATGGATCCCCTCCCTGGGGCTGGCGAACAATTATTGAGATCGTCAATACTGATCAAATTCGAATCACGATGAATAACATTACGCCCGACGGCGGAGAAACAAAAGCGGTTGAAACCACTTACTTTCGTGCAAAAACAGAAAGAACTTAGAATATTCGATTCTTGACTTCTATTTCCTACTTTTCTACATTAGCAAAAGAACATATTCATTAACAAAGGAGATCTTTTATGAAGGTAAAGGATATTTTGGATTCCAAAGGAAGAAAAATATTTTCTGTAGCTGAAAACGATACAGTAGATCATGTTGTTACTGCCCTTGCAACAAATAAGGTAGGTTTTCTTGTTGTCCAAAACAGTTCCGGAAATGTGGTAGGTGTCATTTCAGAACGCGATGTCGTTCACCGCTGCATGAACTTAAAACAAGATCCAAGGTTGTTGAAAGCGAGCGAAATCATGACGCCAAAAGCAAATCTTCATACGGCATCAGAATCCGATGATATCGAAAGCATCATGACCACAATGACAGAAAAAAAGATCCGCCATCTTCCTATCTTTCAGGGCGAACAAATGGTGGGATTAATATCAATCGGAGATGTGATAAAGTTTATTCTTCAAGAGAAAAATGACGAGATAAAATCCTTAATGGATTATGTCTCGCGTTAGCACGTTCATTCTTCGCAGCAATCCATCTTCTCTTCGTGGGTAACAGTCTGGGTTACTTTTGGACTAATAAGCGGAATGCCAAGATTCATTCCGCGTAAAATAAGAATAAGGGCAACGGCAATACTGAAGATGGGTATTGCGCGTGTCATGAAAGAGCGAAATTTCAACGAGATCATCTTCCCCGTCAGCGAAATTGCAATAAGCGCAGGAGCAGTTCCAACCCCAAACATCATCATAAACAGTGCACTTTGCCAAATATCGGCGACAACGGTCGCACCGATAAGTGCTGTATAAACCAAACCGCAAGGAAGCAATCCGTTTAACATACCCATGACGAACAATGCAAGGCTTCCCCTTTTTTTCATCAGCACTGAAAACTTCTCTTTCACAAAACGATAGAGATATTTCAGTGGAGAGTATTTTTCAATTTTGGATTTGAAACCAAGGGGAATCGCTACAGTAAGGAGCATTGTTATTCCCAGAACAATCGAAAAATCTTGCTGAACATTCATCAAGACGCTTTTACCCACCAACCCCAACCCCGCTCCCATCACTCCATAGGTTAACGCTTTTCCAGTATTATAGAGTACCCGTTCAACAATAAATTTCCACCGATGAACGGCATTGCTCGGTACGGCTAGGACGAGAGGACCGCACATACCAATACAATGCATGCTTCCAAGAAGTCCGAGTGTAAATGCTGCAAAAATGTTCATTATACTATTGAATTATCATTGGTAGTTCTGAATAATATTCCTGTCCCGAAACGTTCCAGAATATTTTGGCACGCCACAATCCTTTTGTAAATTGGTCTGTAAGAAATGATTGTGTATAAGATGTATCCATGGATATCTCTTTTTGAAAATCTCCTTGTTTATCCGATGGTCTGAAGAAATATATGGTACCGGAGTATGCGTCATGCTTGCCAATCTTCGGATATTTTATCACCAAGGATCCTTCGCTAAATTCCATGGTTACTTTTTGTTCAAGAGCATTCGTGCTTTTCACCAATTCAATATGATTTTGATATTTCAATTCCTTTTCATAATAGTCATCCGTAACAAGATCGACACTCGTCGACATTGAAATATAGACCATCGTGAATGTTCCAACGGCAAAAACAATAAAACTGACAACAATCCAAAATCCCCAATTAAATTTAATCTTCATGGTTGTTTCCCTTATGCTCCTCTTTCGTTTTGTCGTCCTGCATATCGTGTTTTTTTTTGTCTTTCTTCTCTACTGGTCCAAGGAATGAAGTATTGATTCGTAGAATCTCTTTTCCTCCGGAATAGACGCCAAATTGAAGCGGTGTATTCATCATGGAAATCGATTCTTTATCAAGCAACACGAACATTTTAGTTAACGCTGCTTCTTGCGGAGGTACGCTTTTGTGATCTCCAAGAATTTTGATTTCCCCCTCGATATTCAACAGTTTTACTTCAATATCTTTTTGTTCAAACGTCTTATTGAGCACCTTCATATCATAGAGATTACTCACCTTATCATCTTGCTGTTCCTGATAAAACATCCCCGGGGTTCGCAAGATTGTCACATCTATTTCCGAACGAGTTAATACGAAGAACACCAGTAGTGAAAGGAGTAATACCTGAACAACGGAATATCCAATCACCCTTGAGGTAAAGATCTTTCGTGTTTTCGTTTTAATACCATTCAACGAATCATACCGGATTAAACCACGTGGTTTTTTGATCTTATCCATGACATTGTCGCAGGCATCGATGCATGCAGTGCAATTGACACATTCAAGCTGCGTACCATTGCGGATATCGATTCCTGTCGGGCAAACGACGACACATTCATTGCAGTCAATACAATCGCCTTGAGTCCGGACTTCACTCCGTTTTATTTTTCCCCGCGGTTCACCTCGAAGATTATCGTACGCAATAACAATGGAATTGGGGTCTAACAGAACTCCTTGAAGCCGCCCGTACGGACAAACAAGAATACAAGCCTGTTCACGAAACCAGATGAAAATCCAATAAAAGAGTCCTGTAAACAGCATCATCGCAGTAAAACCAGCAATATGTTCTTCCACCGGTGATGTAATAATTTTTTCTAACGCTTTAACTCCGATGATCCATGCCAGCAACATGTTTGAGGTCAGAAATGAAATCACAAAGTAGACAGAATACTTTACCCCTTTTTTGAAAAGTTTTTCCCCCGTCCAGGTGGATTCGTTCAATCTCCGTTGGTTTCGGTGATCTCCTTCAATCCAATAATCAATCTTCCGAAAAACTGATTCCATAAAGACTGTTTGAGGGCAAACCCAACCGCAGAATAATCTGCCGAAAACAGCAGTGAAGAGAAAAATAAAAACGATTGTTGTGATCATCGAAAGGCCAAGCAGATAAAAATCATGCGGCCCAAACGCAAATCCAAAAAGAATAAATTGCCGATTGATGATATCGAATAACATGAACGGATGACCGTCAACCGTCATAAACGGAGTACCAAAGAGAATTAACAGCAGAATACCACTGAACACATTTTTGGCATTCGTAAATCTCCCTTTAGGTTCTTTTGGATAGACCCACTTCCGTTTTCCGCTCTTTTCCACAATACCGAGTGAATCACGAAACGATTCCTGCTGTGTGGATCCTATGGTACTATCAACCATGAATAATCACATCACTTTCGCTTGGACACTGTCTTTTGCTACTGCAACAGGTTCAACATATTTTTGACCTTCGGGTGCTTTCCCTCCCGGAGGATTGGTTCCCTGAAGCGACAAAACATAACTTCCGAGATTTTGAATCTGCTTTTGGGAAAAGACCAACTCCCAACTGATCATCCCTTTTGCCGGAACACCCTTTTTGATTGTCGTATAGACATTCTTGATACCTCCGCCATGAATCCAGAATTCATCAGTTAAATTCGGCCCCACAATTCCCCCTGCTTGAGGACCATGGCACGAAATACAAAATTTTTGAAAATTTTCTCCCCCTTCTTTTATTGACGCTTCATCCTTTAGTGCAACCAGTGCGTTTTCATTAATGGAACCGCCGGATGCAAACATGATTTTTTTCTGGAGATTCGCGGCAACTACTTCTTCCAGATATTCGTCCGTTGAAAGTTTTGAAAGACCAATAACATGGTAGTCGATCATATAGACGAATGCGAACACTACCGTGAGTCCAAACAAATAATTGAACCATGGCGGAATGCGATTATCTAATTCCCGAATATCATCATATACATGACCGACATCTGGTGCCTGTTCAGTCGGTGGCGGAATGACATAATTTTTGATCTTCATGTATAGATTGGCGATGGGATCAACATCCGCATTCATCACGCCGATGATATACATCAATGTGGCGACCACAAAGACAATAAATGAAACGGTAAAGATAAGAGCAAGTTCTGTCGCAGGATCCTTCACCTGAGAATAGACCGGAAGAGATCCGAATAGGCTTAAGAACAACAGACGATTGAGCATACTTTTATTTTTCATAGTAGTTATTTCCTATCTTCAACTGATTCTGTTGAATCTTTGAGCGGCAATTCGCCCATATAGTTCAAAAATTTTTTATCTAATTTGAAAACCCAAATAGTAACAAGGATGAAAAATGGAATAAAGATAAGAAGTGAAAAGATTGGATATGCCGATATTCCATCAATAGAACTTATATATTTTGATAACATAGTTTTTTCACTTTCCGGTTGCTTTAATATCGGTTCCTAATCGCTGCAAGTACGCAATCAATGCAATGATTTCTTTATTTGGTTCAGCCGGGACTTTATTCCGCTGAAGATCTGCAGCTACTGAATCTGCTTGTTGACGCAAAATATCATTTGCAATCAACTCAAAACCTTTTGGATATGGAACACCAAGCGTCTGCATTGCTTGAATCTTTGCCGATGTCGATGATGTATCCAAATCTTGCGTTAACAGCCACGAATATGAAGGCATAATCGATCCAGGAGACA
Proteins encoded in this window:
- a CDS encoding DUF1579 domain-containing protein; its protein translation is MNKETFETSRASGTHHQLQQLVGTWKGTTKTYFEPNILADESPWSGTIKSVLDGMFVLHEYRGSLQGKTLSGVAIYGYNISSGKFQCAWVDSFHNGTSIMFSQQQKSDDFFTVLGIYDAPDGSPPWGWRTIIEIVNTDQIRITMNNITPDGGETKAVETTYFRAKTERT
- a CDS encoding CBS domain-containing protein, with amino-acid sequence MKVKDILDSKGRKIFSVAENDTVDHVVTALATNKVGFLVVQNSSGNVVGVISERDVVHRCMNLKQDPRLLKASEIMTPKANLHTASESDDIESIMTTMTEKKIRHLPIFQGEQMVGLISIGDVIKFILQEKNDEIKSLMDYVSR
- a CDS encoding sulfite exporter TauE/SafE family protein translates to MNIFAAFTLGLLGSMHCIGMCGPLVLAVPSNAVHRWKFIVERVLYNTGKALTYGVMGAGLGLVGKSVLMNVQQDFSIVLGITMLLTVAIPLGFKSKIEKYSPLKYLYRFVKEKFSVLMKKRGSLALFVMGMLNGLLPCGLVYTALIGATVVADIWQSALFMMMFGVGTAPALIAISLTGKMISLKFRSFMTRAIPIFSIAVALILILRGMNLGIPLISPKVTQTVTHEEKMDCCEE
- a CDS encoding FixH family protein; amino-acid sequence: MKIKFNWGFWIVVSFIVFAVGTFTMVYISMSTSVDLVTDDYYEKELKYQNHIELVKSTNALEQKVTMEFSEGSLVIKYPKIGKHDAYSGTIYFFRPSDKQGDFQKEISMDTSYTQSFLTDQFTKGLWRAKIFWNVSGQEYYSELPMIIQ
- the ccoG gene encoding cytochrome c oxidase accessory protein CcoG → MVDSTIGSTQQESFRDSLGIVEKSGKRKWVYPKEPKGRFTNAKNVFSGILLLILFGTPFMTVDGHPFMLFDIINRQFILFGFAFGPHDFYLLGLSMITTIVFIFLFTAVFGRLFCGWVCPQTVFMESVFRKIDYWIEGDHRNQRRLNESTWTGEKLFKKGVKYSVYFVISFLTSNMLLAWIIGVKALEKIITSPVEEHIAGFTAMMLFTGLFYWIFIWFREQACILVCPYGRLQGVLLDPNSIVIAYDNLRGEPRGKIKRSEVRTQGDCIDCNECVVVCPTGIDIRNGTQLECVNCTACIDACDNVMDKIKKPRGLIRYDSLNGIKTKTRKIFTSRVIGYSVVQVLLLSLLVFFVLTRSEIDVTILRTPGMFYQEQQDDKVSNLYDMKVLNKTFEQKDIEVKLLNIEGEIKILGDHKSVPPQEAALTKMFVLLDKESISMMNTPLQFGVYSGGKEILRINTSFLGPVEKKDKKKHDMQDDKTKEEHKGNNHED
- a CDS encoding cbb3-type cytochrome c oxidase N-terminal domain-containing protein, which translates into the protein MKNKSMLNRLLFLSLFGSLPVYSQVKDPATELALIFTVSFIVFVVATLMYIIGVMNADVDPIANLYMKIKNYVIPPPTEQAPDVGHVYDDIRELDNRIPPWFNYLFGLTVVFAFVYMIDYHVIGLSKLSTDEYLEEVVAANLQKKIMFASGGSINENALVALKDEASIKEGGENFQKFCISCHGPQAGGIVGPNLTDEFWIHGGGIKNVYTTIKKGVPAKGMISWELVFSQKQIQNLGSYVLSLQGTNPPGGKAPEGQKYVEPVAVAKDSVQAKVM